The proteins below are encoded in one region of Bacillus sp. E(2018):
- the lysS gene encoding lysine--tRNA ligase, producing the protein MSQEVELNDLLRVRREKLAALTEKGVDPFGTKFDRTHTAADLVSEYGEKEKEELDNEEISVTLAGRIMTKRGKGKAGFAHIQDLTGKIQIYVRLDAVGDEQYELFNTIDIGDWVGVTGLVFKTKVGELSIKAKDFQLLTKSLRPLPDKFHGLKDVEQRYRQRYVDLIMNPEVKDTFISRSKIIRSMRRYLDDNGYLEVETPTMHSIPGGASARPFITHHNALDMELYMRIAIELHLKRLIVGGLEKVYEIGRVFRNEGVSTRHNPEFTMIELYEAYADYLDIMELTENLVAHIAEDVLGTTTVTYGDYEVDLKPRWKRVHMVDAIKEAAGVDFWPEMTDEEARALAKEHNVPVKDNMSYGHVVNEFFEHFVEEKLIQPTFVYGHPVAISPLAKKNPEDPRFTDRFELFIVGREHANAFSELNDPIDQRERFEEQLKERAEGNDEAHMMDEDFVEALEYGMPPTGGLGIGIDRLVMLLTNSPSIRDVLLFPQMRHSEK; encoded by the coding sequence ATGAGCCAAGAAGTAGAATTAAATGACTTGCTTCGTGTTAGAAGAGAAAAGTTAGCTGCATTAACGGAAAAAGGAGTAGATCCTTTTGGTACAAAGTTCGACCGTACGCATACTGCAGCGGATCTTGTTTCTGAATACGGAGAAAAAGAAAAAGAAGAGCTTGATAATGAAGAGATCTCAGTAACTCTTGCTGGTCGTATCATGACGAAACGCGGAAAAGGGAAAGCTGGATTTGCTCACATTCAAGACTTAACAGGCAAAATCCAAATCTATGTAAGATTAGATGCTGTTGGTGATGAGCAATACGAACTATTCAATACGATTGATATCGGTGACTGGGTAGGGGTAACAGGACTTGTCTTTAAAACGAAAGTAGGAGAACTTTCTATTAAAGCAAAGGATTTTCAGTTACTAACAAAATCCCTGCGTCCACTTCCTGACAAGTTTCATGGACTAAAAGACGTTGAACAGCGTTACCGTCAACGTTATGTCGACTTAATCATGAACCCTGAAGTAAAAGATACGTTTATTTCCCGTTCTAAGATCATCCGTTCTATGCGTCGCTATTTAGATGACAATGGATATTTAGAAGTAGAAACGCCTACTATGCATTCCATTCCTGGTGGAGCATCTGCTCGTCCTTTCATCACCCATCACAATGCACTTGATATGGAGCTATACATGCGAATCGCAATCGAGCTTCACCTTAAGCGTCTTATCGTAGGTGGACTTGAGAAGGTTTACGAGATCGGTCGCGTATTCCGTAATGAAGGAGTATCAACTCGTCATAATCCGGAATTTACAATGATCGAGCTGTATGAAGCATACGCTGATTACCTTGATATCATGGAATTAACGGAGAATCTTGTCGCTCACATCGCTGAAGATGTATTAGGCACAACAACGGTAACATACGGAGACTATGAAGTAGATCTTAAGCCGCGCTGGAAAAGAGTACACATGGTCGATGCAATTAAAGAGGCAGCGGGTGTAGATTTCTGGCCTGAAATGACAGATGAAGAAGCTCGTGCGCTAGCTAAAGAGCATAATGTACCTGTAAAAGACAACATGTCTTATGGTCATGTTGTAAATGAATTCTTTGAACACTTTGTTGAAGAAAAACTGATTCAGCCTACATTCGTGTATGGTCACCCAGTTGCAATCTCACCTTTAGCAAAGAAGAATCCTGAAGATCCTCGCTTTACTGATCGTTTTGAGCTATTTATTGTAGGTCGTGAGCATGCCAATGCATTCTCTGAGCTAAATGACCCAATCGATCAGCGTGAACGTTTTGAAGAGCAACTGAAAGAACGTGCTGAAGGTAATGACGAAGCACACATGATGGATGAAGATTTTGTAGAGGCACTTGAATATGGTATGCCTCCTACAGGTGGACTAGGAATCGGAATCGATCGTCTAGTGATGCTATTAACAAACTCACCATCTATCCGAGACGTTCTGTTATTCCCGCAAATGCGTCATTCTGAAAAATAA
- a CDS encoding GreA/GreB family elongation factor yields the protein MAMLKLTQEGTRNLEKELQYLLKRKKECRNTAEKEFIHTRVSEIKDILAQSITWPMVREAGYYVEPGSTITIEDTFHKERYTYTIVHPFEADPRENMISVQSPIAKAAIGKTVHSTLTVRVPFGEDLTYTILDIQNC from the coding sequence ATGGCTATGCTCAAACTCACCCAAGAAGGCACCAGGAACTTAGAAAAAGAACTACAATACCTATTAAAACGTAAAAAGGAATGCCGAAACACAGCAGAAAAGGAATTCATTCATACGCGGGTTTCTGAGATAAAAGATATTTTAGCTCAATCGATCACATGGCCGATGGTTAGAGAAGCGGGCTATTATGTAGAACCCGGCTCTACTATTACAATTGAAGATACATTCCATAAAGAGCGGTACACATATACAATCGTACATCCTTTTGAAGCTGATCCCCGCGAAAACATGATCTCGGTGCAATCTCCCATCGCAAAAGCTGCGATTGGAAAAACGGTTCACTCGACTTTAACTGTACGTGTTCCTTTCGGTGAAGATTTAACTTATACCATACTTGATATTCAAAACTGCTAA
- the dusB gene encoding tRNA dihydrouridine synthase DusB: MKIGDITLKNPVVLAPMAGVCNPAFRLIAKEFGAGLVCAEMVSDKGILHENERSLKMLYVDEREKPLSLQIFGGERESLVAAAKYVDKNTNADIIDINMGCPVPKITKCDAGAKWLLDPDKIYEMVAATVDAVQKPVTVKMRIGWDEDHIYAVKNAQAVERAGGAAVAVHGRTRVQMYEGVADWDIIGEVKKNVSIPVIGNGDVSSPQDAKDRMDQYGVDGVMIGRAALGNPWMLYRTVQYLESGLIAPEPTAREKMNICMLHMDRLIDLKGEDVAAREMRKHAAWYLKGLPQTGSVRNAINQMTTREGMNKLLFDYVDQLEEVQKIS; this comes from the coding sequence TTGAAGATCGGTGATATTACTTTAAAGAATCCGGTAGTTCTAGCGCCAATGGCTGGTGTGTGTAACCCTGCTTTCCGATTGATCGCAAAAGAGTTCGGGGCCGGACTTGTTTGCGCAGAGATGGTAAGTGACAAAGGGATTCTGCATGAGAACGAAAGGTCTTTAAAGATGCTTTATGTAGATGAACGCGAAAAACCGCTCAGTCTTCAGATCTTTGGAGGCGAGCGTGAATCTTTAGTGGCTGCCGCTAAATACGTAGATAAAAATACGAACGCAGACATTATTGATATCAATATGGGTTGTCCGGTTCCTAAAATCACAAAATGTGATGCAGGAGCAAAGTGGCTTCTTGATCCCGACAAGATTTACGAGATGGTAGCGGCTACGGTTGATGCAGTTCAAAAACCGGTAACTGTAAAAATGCGTATCGGTTGGGATGAAGATCATATCTATGCTGTGAAGAATGCGCAAGCTGTTGAACGTGCAGGCGGAGCTGCTGTTGCTGTACACGGCCGTACGCGTGTTCAGATGTATGAAGGAGTAGCAGATTGGGACATTATCGGCGAAGTGAAGAAGAACGTTTCGATTCCGGTTATCGGTAATGGTGATGTTTCTTCTCCTCAAGATGCGAAAGACCGCATGGACCAATACGGAGTAGACGGAGTTATGATCGGAAGAGCAGCACTCGGCAACCCATGGATGCTTTATCGAACCGTTCAATATCTTGAAAGCGGTCTGATAGCGCCAGAACCTACTGCGCGTGAAAAGATGAACATCTGCATGCTTCACATGGATCGCTTGATCGACCTTAAAGGTGAAGATGTTGCTGCAAGAGAGATGAGGAAGCACGCAGCTTGGTATCTTAAAGGCTTGCCTCAAACAGGTTCTGTTCGAAACGCGATCAACCAGATGACTACTCGTGAAGGCATGAATAAACTATTGTTTGATTATGTTGATCAATTAGAAGAAGTACAAAAAATCAGCTAA
- a CDS encoding helix-turn-helix transcriptional regulator, translating into MEEDRLGRRIRAFRKLKGYTQEQLAKDIGISVSVLGEVERGSRKPKGDLLHKIADQFSISVEELQ; encoded by the coding sequence ATGGAAGAAGACCGACTGGGAAGACGCATCCGTGCGTTCAGAAAGTTAAAAGGTTATACCCAAGAACAGCTTGCTAAAGACATCGGAATCTCAGTTTCGGTTCTTGGTGAGGTGGAACGGGGCAGCCGAAAGCCTAAAGGTGATCTGCTTCACAAGATTGCAGATCAATTCAGCATTAGTGTAGAAGAATTACAATAA
- the folK gene encoding 2-amino-4-hydroxy-6-hydroxymethyldihydropteridine diphosphokinase — protein sequence MNGYNIAYLSVGSNMGDREGLLKQAISFLQEFDDISIESVSSIYETDPVGVTDQPLFLNLALKLKTSLSPQALLSKLQDVEMKLDRKRVQKWGPRTIDLDILLYNSVSIQTEELTIPHPRMLERAFVLIPLCEIAPDDIYPEKSISLHQVLCEQRDKEGVRIWKKTDWEDASVRSES from the coding sequence ATGAATGGCTACAACATCGCTTATCTATCTGTTGGTTCGAACATGGGAGATCGAGAAGGATTGCTTAAACAAGCCATTTCTTTTTTGCAAGAGTTTGATGACATCAGCATAGAATCTGTTTCTTCCATCTATGAGACAGATCCTGTAGGGGTAACAGATCAGCCGCTATTCTTAAATTTAGCATTAAAACTCAAAACCTCTCTTTCTCCACAAGCGCTTTTGAGTAAACTACAAGACGTAGAGATGAAACTAGACCGGAAAAGGGTTCAAAAATGGGGACCACGAACAATAGACCTTGACATTTTATTGTATAATAGTGTAAGTATACAGACGGAAGAGTTAACGATTCCGCATCCACGTATGCTTGAAAGGGCGTTTGTTCTCATACCTCTATGTGAAATTGCTCCAGATGATATCTACCCGGAGAAATCAATTTCGTTACATCAAGTCCTTTGCGAACAAAGAGATAAAGAAGGTGTACGCATATGGAAGAAGACCGACTGGGAAGACGCATCCGTGCGTTCAGAAAGTTAA
- the folB gene encoding dihydroneopterin aldolase, with product MDKMYVNGMRFYGYHGVFNEEQKLGQRFNVDVVLSMDLSQAGLSDELDNTVNYGEVYGAVKEIVEGEPVKLLETLAEAISASLLSKFMLVDEVMVRVIKPDPPIPGHYESVAVEITRGRL from the coding sequence ATGGATAAAATGTATGTGAACGGTATGAGGTTTTATGGCTATCATGGTGTGTTTAATGAAGAGCAAAAACTTGGACAGCGTTTTAATGTGGACGTAGTATTATCCATGGACCTTTCTCAAGCGGGACTTTCCGATGAACTAGACAATACAGTCAACTATGGAGAAGTGTACGGAGCGGTAAAAGAAATCGTAGAAGGTGAGCCAGTCAAGCTTTTAGAAACATTGGCTGAAGCGATTTCCGCCTCGCTACTTAGCAAGTTTATGTTGGTCGATGAAGTGATGGTTAGAGTGATCAAACCAGATCCTCCGATTCCTGGGCATTATGAATCGGTTGCCGTTGAGATCACAAGAGGTCGCTTATAG
- the folP gene encoding dihydropteroate synthase: protein MHEMMLRQQKMNCGEYVLDFSKKTYVMGILNVTPDSFSDGGHHNRIEQAISHAKQMVKDGADMIDIGGESTRPGAEKVPLEQELERVIPVIEALKKEVNVPLSIDTYKAETAYQAVQAGAHIINDVWGAKLDPDMPRVMAETNVPVILMHNRFDTNYQEFMPDVIADLEHSIAIAVKAGVNPDNIILDPGVGFVKTFEQNLETIRRLNEIVQIGYPVLLGTSRKSMIGKALDLPVEERMEGTGATVCLGIERGCSIVRVHDVKEMSRMTKMMDIMLKKGAVSHG, encoded by the coding sequence ATGCACGAAATGATGCTAAGGCAGCAAAAAATGAACTGCGGTGAGTACGTACTTGATTTTTCAAAAAAAACATATGTGATGGGCATTCTTAATGTGACGCCAGACTCATTTTCGGATGGCGGGCATCACAACCGAATCGAACAGGCGATCTCTCACGCGAAGCAGATGGTGAAAGACGGCGCTGATATGATCGATATCGGCGGAGAGTCCACAAGACCTGGTGCAGAGAAAGTGCCGCTCGAACAAGAGCTCGAACGTGTGATTCCTGTAATAGAAGCATTAAAAAAAGAAGTAAACGTTCCTTTATCGATTGATACGTATAAAGCAGAGACTGCCTATCAAGCTGTACAAGCAGGTGCTCATATCATCAACGATGTGTGGGGAGCTAAACTTGATCCAGATATGCCGAGAGTGATGGCTGAGACGAATGTGCCGGTCATTCTCATGCATAACCGATTTGATACGAACTACCAAGAATTCATGCCAGATGTAATCGCAGATCTCGAGCATAGTATCGCGATTGCGGTTAAGGCAGGCGTCAACCCTGATAACATCATTCTAGATCCGGGTGTTGGTTTTGTTAAAACGTTCGAACAAAACCTTGAAACGATCAGAAGATTGAATGAGATCGTTCAGATAGGCTATCCTGTTTTACTAGGAACTTCTCGTAAATCGATGATCGGTAAGGCACTCGATCTGCCAGTAGAAGAGCGGATGGAAGGAACGGGTGCGACCGTCTGTTTAGGGATTGAACGCGGTTGCTCAATCGTTCGTGTTCATGATGTAAAAGAAATGAGCAGAATGACAAAGATGATGGACATCATGCTCAAAAAAGGAGCGGTGTCTCATGGATAA
- the pabC gene encoding aminodeoxychorismate lyase: MYIYLNGKVVSKDDAMISPYDHGFMYGLGAFETFRTYEGFPFLIDEHLTRLHEALDELNINLVLDADMVIGMVETLLAKNKMNDAYFRLNVSAGVGDIGLQTKSYVEPVVVLYTKPLLDTSKVSEKELVLLKTRRNTPEGEKRLKSHHYLNSILGKRELSNMNQEGIFLTQEGYISEGTVSNLFWYKDNKLYTPHASTGILEGITRKWVMCASERLNIPLETGNYTIEIITEADEVFLTNSIQELVPVSHFQDTTFLGAEGEVYQKFRELYMKHTKKQYRSI; encoded by the coding sequence ATGTACATCTATTTAAACGGAAAAGTGGTTTCCAAAGATGATGCTATGATCTCACCATATGATCATGGCTTCATGTATGGTTTAGGAGCGTTTGAAACCTTTAGAACGTATGAGGGTTTTCCTTTTTTAATCGATGAGCACTTGACCCGGCTGCATGAAGCGTTAGACGAGTTGAATATAAACCTTGTGCTAGATGCAGATATGGTTATTGGGATGGTGGAGACACTCCTCGCTAAAAATAAGATGAATGATGCTTATTTTAGACTTAATGTATCAGCTGGCGTGGGTGATATCGGATTACAGACGAAGTCCTATGTGGAACCTGTCGTTGTTTTGTATACAAAGCCTCTCTTGGACACAAGTAAGGTTTCAGAAAAAGAACTGGTTCTTCTTAAAACGAGACGCAATACGCCAGAAGGTGAGAAGCGGCTGAAATCTCATCACTATTTAAATAGCATTCTAGGGAAGAGAGAGCTTTCTAACATGAATCAAGAAGGCATTTTCCTGACACAAGAAGGCTATATCAGCGAAGGCACCGTATCGAACCTCTTTTGGTATAAAGATAACAAGCTCTATACTCCTCACGCGTCCACTGGGATTTTAGAGGGGATTACGAGAAAATGGGTTATGTGTGCGTCAGAACGTTTGAACATTCCTCTAGAAACGGGGAACTATACTATAGAGATAATAACCGAAGCGGATGAAGTTTTCCTTACGAACTCCATACAAGAGCTCGTTCCGGTCAGTCATTTTCAAGATACAACGTTTCTTGGAGCTGAAGGTGAAGTGTATCAGAAGTTTAGAGAGCTCTATATGAAACATACGAAGAAACAATATCGAAGTATTTGA
- the pabA gene encoding aminodeoxychorismate/anthranilate synthase component II, protein MILMIDNYDSFTYNLVQYLGEMGEELVVKRNDEITIQEIEQLNPDFLMISPGPCSPNEAGISLEAISHFAGKIPIFGVCLGHQSIAQVFGGDVVRAERLMHGKVSPVLHDGKTVYNGLSQEFPATRYHSLIVKRETLPECFEISSWTSEGEIMGIRHKELPIEGVQYHPESILTEDGKKLLRNFIDYYKGKEVTCTSI, encoded by the coding sequence ATGATTTTAATGATTGATAATTACGATTCTTTTACGTACAACCTCGTTCAGTATTTAGGTGAGATGGGTGAGGAGTTAGTCGTAAAACGAAACGATGAGATAACGATTCAAGAGATAGAGCAATTAAATCCCGATTTCTTAATGATTTCTCCGGGACCGTGTTCTCCGAATGAAGCAGGTATCTCCCTAGAAGCGATCTCGCATTTTGCAGGAAAGATCCCGATTTTTGGAGTCTGTTTAGGTCACCAGTCGATCGCGCAAGTGTTCGGCGGAGACGTGGTACGAGCAGAGCGATTGATGCATGGTAAAGTATCTCCTGTACTTCATGACGGGAAGACGGTATATAACGGGCTTTCGCAAGAGTTTCCGGCAACGCGCTATCATTCTTTAATCGTAAAAAGAGAAACACTGCCTGAATGCTTTGAGATCTCTTCTTGGACAAGTGAAGGAGAAATTATGGGGATTCGCCATAAAGAGCTTCCAATTGAAGGAGTTCAATATCATCCCGAGTCCATACTAACGGAAGACGGAAAGAAATTGCTAAGAAATTTTATTGATTACTATAAAGGCAAGGAAGTTACATGTACATCTATTTAA